The genome window CCACCTCGCTGGCGAAAGGCGAAATGACACCCCGGAAAACATCAAGGTAGTTGGGGGTATCCTCAGGGAAGCGCCTTATTTCCCCCACTTGGCCTAGCCAGCACTCCTCTAGGGCCACGCTATGGTCCAGCACGGGCACGGCGTAGACCACTTCCCCCGATGGCCTCACCAGGAGTACCGAAAAGGCCGCGACGTTCCAGCGCATGTCCGTGATGTAACGGATGTTTGCCCGGCCAAAGAGCACCACCGCCTCGAACCCCTTGCCCGCGGCGAGGCTCGCAATGCGGTTCAGCCTTTCCTGGAGTCTCAACGTGCCGGCACCCCGCCCGAGCGGGTGCCTTCCCCCCTTCTCGCCAGAGGTTAGACAGTCCCTGGGATCGCGGCCGCAGGCGCTGGCTCTAGAGCACCCCTACCTCCTCCTCCATCTCTGGGTTCACCAGGTAGACCGTCTTGGGCACCCTCGACTCAACGCTGGAGTCCGCCTGGCTCGCCAGTTCCAGCACATACATCTCCGAGAGAGCCGGCCCCAGGATGGTATCCACGGCCTCCGCCTCAATACCCGCCAGGGCAGCCAGGTCCTTCCGCTCGATGTAGGGGTTTTCGAGCACTAATTTGAGAAGGCCCTTGAGCCCGGGTTCCCGGCTAACCAGATCCTTCACTGACATTCAAGGCCCCCCTTTGTCACTTCACCAGTTCTTCCACGGGAACGTAGTCCATGTCATATCCGAAACACCTGGGACCGAAGAGCTTCGTTATGCCGAACTCCGTGCGCATCCTCTCGTGGGCTGGCAGGAGCAGGATGGTCCCCCGGTACCCATACTTCATGATGTCGGTCCTGATGGGCTCACCGGTCTCGGTATCCAGTATGGCGATGAGATCCGGCGGGAGGCACATGATGCGCCCGTCCACCCGCAGGTTCAGCCACTCGTTCTGGAAGTCCAGTTCCGCGATGCTCCCCTTGTGGTCATCTATGCCATCCATGGTGATCCGTCCCATGGTGAAGCCCTTGGTGCTCTCCCCGCCGAACTCCCGGTTTATGTCCACGATCTTGCCCCGGAAGACCGAATAGCCTTCCACGTCCCTGGCTTCCTTGAGGGCCTTGAGGATCTCATCGATGGGCGGCAGGTGCTTCTCCCGGGCCCTGCTCACTGCCTTGCCCACCTCCCAGGCGATGCTCTGGGAGTTCAGTATGGAACTTTCCTTAGCCTGCTTCCCTGTCATGGGATATGAGGCGATCCAAGAGATCCCGCCGTAAGCCATGGCCACCCTGCGGCAAATGGTCTCCGCCAGGTGATCATCAGGTCCCGTGTCTATCACCGTGACATTGTGACGGTCATCTGCGGACACCGCCGGGGAAGCATGCACCCCGAAGGTGACCCACGAGGTCATTTGCAGCTCTGGGAAGGCCCGGTTCATGCCGTCAACATCCAGCACGGGAACACCAAGCTCGGCTGCGGCGGCATAGGCCACCGGGGAGTTGACCCCTCCACACTCCACGGGCACGGTCCCCTCCAGCTTCTGCCCCATGTAGCGTTCCAGGCGATCGATAGCCACGTTGATCACGTCGCTCCTGGGAGGCTTCTCCGTCAACACCAGGGCTGCCCCCAGGCAGGCCGGGCTCGCCACCAAGATGTCATCGGGCACATCCATGGGGTCAACCATGACCATCTTCTTGCCTTCGTCCAGCACCTTGTAGGCCCAGAGAAGCCCTATCTCCGGATCCCCTCCCCCGCCCGTGGCCAGGATGGAGGCCCCCAGGGTGATCTCGGCAATGGCCTTCTTGTCGATAATCTTGTAGTTCTTAGCGCCCCACTGCTTGACCATATCCAGAGCGTCCATGCGTTAACCTCCTTGTAGGCAGCCCCTGAGCCTAGATCCGGGCCTTGCCCTTCACGCGGATCCTTATCTTCTCGCGCTTGCCCGGCATGTAGGCAAAGGGAACCTCCTCGATATCCACCACCGTGACGCTCTCCCGGAGGGCGCCAGCGCTCTCGGCGTTGTCCTTGGCCTTCTCCGTGACGAAGTCAATGGCCTCGTCCCGGTTCTCCGTCTCAAGGTCCACTACACCCTCGGCATAGGCGCCTATCTCCGCAATGGTGGTGCCGATTGCCCCGCCAACCTCGAAGTGCAGGGGCGTCAGAACCTCGGTCACACCGTCCAGGTCCACGGGCACGACCAGGGCGCCGCCGCCAATGAATATGGCAGGGACCTTGCCCGCAGCCGTTTTCATCTGGTCTATGGCAGTCTCCACCGTCTCCTTCACCTGGAGGCGTGCCTCCTCCATGACCTCCCTGGGAACCGCCTTCACCTTGTCAGGATGCGTGACGTAGTCGGTGTCGAAGATATCCAGCTTCGAGGCGAGCCTCCCGGTACCCACGGCGACATCGTGAACAGTGAGGAGGGGGCCCCCGTAGGACTTGCCCATCCTCACCAGGTTGTAGCCTACACTCTCAGGGCCGAGGCCCGTAACCTTGCCGCCCTTGGTCTTCACGATAGTCCCGCCACCCAGGGCAATGGAAAGAAGGTCAGGACAACGAATGTTTGTCTTGACACCACCAATGTTCACGGTGATTGAGCTCTCCCGGGGAAACCCCTTCACGATGTAGGCCACATCAGTGGAGGTGCCACCCACATCCACCACAGCGCCGTCCTCGATGCCCGAGAGGAATACCGCCCCCCGGACGCTGGCCGCTGGACCTGAAGCCACTGTGAAGATGGGATAGTCCACGGCGTAGTCCGCCGTCATGACACTTCCGTCGTTCTGCACTATGAAAAGCGGGGCATCCACGGACTTCTCCTTCATGGCCGCCCTCACCGCGCCCACCGCCCGGCGCATGCAGGTGATGACCGAGGCGTTGAGGATGGTGGAGTTCTCCCTCTCCAGGATGGAAATGGAGGCGATCCTGTGGGACATGCTCACGTGAACCTCGTCCCCCAGCTCCTCCTGGACTATGGCGGCCACCCGCTCCTCGTGGTCGGGCTTCATTGGGGAAAAAACCCCGGTTATGGCCACCGAGTCAATCCGGCCCTTCATGGCGCGGCAGGCTCCAGCCACCGCCTTCTCGTCCAGGGGTACTATGTCCCGGCCGTCATACTCAGAACCGCCGTGGATCAGGTGGACATTCTGGATACCGCCGATGGCGTTCTTCAGATCCTCGGGCCACCCGGTAAGGGGCGGGATTGCAGTGGTAGCCGGGAGTGCTAGCCTGAATACACCCACATTGTTGAGGCCGCGCCGCTCAATGATGGCATTGGTGGTATGCGTGGTGCCCAGGGACACCATGCCTATACTCCTGGCATCCACCCCGGGGTCGCTCAGGAGCTTCTCCAGGGCGTTGATTATGCCGGTGGTGACGTCCTCGGTGGTCAGCGTCTTGGTCTTCGCCACCACATCACTGCCGCGCACCACCACCCCATCGGTAAAGGTGCCACCTACGTCAAAGCCCACTCGGAGATCCTTCAACTCGCTTCAACCTCCTTCTCAAACGCTGCTAAGAGGGCACAGAGGTTAGTCCCAGAGGTCTCCGAAGCCGTACTGCCCGCCCAGCCCCCAGGCAGCCAACTCTTCCTTGGGAGGGGTCTCGTACCCATACTTCTTTGAATGCAGCCAGGAAAAGCGCTGGCCCAGCTCCACCAGGAACTCGGCATACTTGAGCGGAGCCAGGATGGCATCGATCACAGGCACCCCTACGTGTGCCTGGAGCTCCTTATAGAAGCCGAACTGGATTGTGCACCCGAGTATGATGACCTCCGCCTTGTCCTTTTCCACGGCCTCCTCGGCGGCGGCCATGAGGCGGCGCCTGGTCTCGTTCTCGTCCCTGTGGAAGTCGTGGACCCCAAGGCCAACGGGTTTGAAGGAGGCCAGCCGGTCCTTGAAACCGTACTTGTACACGTTCTCCTTCATGGCTGGCACCCACTTTGTGCGCCCGACTATCACTGAGAACTTATCCCCCAGGGTAGTAGCGATGTGCATGCAAGCCTCGGCGGGGGCCGTCACAACCATCCTATCAGTGATCTCCCGGGCCTCTCTCAGCCCAGGGTCGTAGAAGCAGCCAATGACAGCGGCATCATAGCCGTCCTTCTCAGCCCTCTTCACCGCATGGAGCGTATCCACCATTACAAGGGCTTCGTAGTAGTGGTACTCCAGGTGCTGGGGGCCCTTTTGCAGAGACACCACATCCACCGTGGTATCCGCCATCTTCTCCTGGTCAAAGATCTCCTTGATCGGGGCATCGAACAGCGATGTCCCCACCGGATTGATCCAGAGTATCCGCCTTGCCATCGAGTACACCTCCTAATTGCCAGTTATATGGGTCACGCTGGTAGGTAGAGAGCAGCCTGCACCCGTCCTGGGTCACCAGGGCCACATCCTCGATCCTGACCCCTCCCATGCCCGGGATGTATACCCCGGGCTCGATGGCCAGCACCATGCCTTCAGCCAAGCGCATGGACTCCTGGGGGGCAAGGGAGGGCTTCTCGTGCAGCCGGAGCCCGATGCCGTGCCCTGTGCGGTGGATGAAGTTGGCGCTGTACCCCCGGGCAGACACAACAGCCCTGGCCACGCTGTCCACCTCAGAACAGGGCACCCCTGGTCCTATGTGCTTGAGGGCCTCCTCCTCGGCCTGGAGCACGGTCTCGTAGATGTCCAGGTAGTAGTGGGAGGGCATGCCCATGACGAAGGTCCTGGTCATGTCGGAGCAGTACCCCTCATACACGGCACCCAGGTCCATCATGACGATGTCGCCCTCCCCGATGACCCTCCGGCTAGACTCCCCGTACACGAGCGCCGTCCGGGGTCCTGAGAGCACCCTCACATCAAAGGCGGCGCCTTCAGCCCCGGCCTCCATCATGACCCTGTGGGCGTGGAGGGCCACCTCCAATTCCGTCCGCTGGTGCTCCTTGAGGAACTCGAGGGACGAGTCCAAAGCCGCCTGGGCAATTTGCACCGCCCGTTCGATTGCGGAAACCTCCTCGGGTTCCTTCACTGTTCTCATCTCACTGAAGAACACGCTGGTATCCACGAATCTGACGCCAGGCATCACACTCTCAAGGTTTTGCGCCTCCATGAGGCTCAGGCAGTCCACCTCCACCCCCAGCCGGGCTTTCCCCCTTACCCCCAGCATGCCTAGGCCCCGGGCCAGCCCCTCGAAGGGGTCCTCCCCGTCCCTGCAAGTGATGATCCTCTCCACTGGGACCACCGCCTGTGCCCTGGCGAGGTCCAGCTCAGGCACAAAGAGGAAGGGAGGGTAACCTCGGGGTAGGATGACACCGGAGAGCCTTTCGTAGGATCTCCGAGGGAAGGCCGTGAGGTACCTCATGTTCTCAGGGCCTTTGACAAACACCGCGTCCAGGTCCTCCCTGGCCATCCAGGCCTGGACCCTCTTGACCCGGAAATCCCTCACGCTACTGTCCCCTCTCGGGAAAGGCATCAGGCCTTGCTGGTCATGGCCGCCTTCTGCCTGGCATCCTGTGTGGCCGCCCGGTCCACGGACCCGTCCGCGCCGAGGACCACTCCATAGACATCCCTGGCCTCTTCCACGCTGATATAGCCGTCCTCCACATCGGCCTTGACCATCTCCTGGTCGCGTTCGAGGGGATTACCGTAGCCGCCGCCCCCGCCAGTGATGAGTCTCACCAGGTCCCCCTTATTGATGGGATAGCGAGCGAAGGTGGACCCTGTGTAGGGTTCCTCTTCTCCATGCCTGTAGATCTCCACGCCGTTTCCGGTTCCCGCGCCTCCGCCGTCAACCCCCCAGGGTGGGAAGTCTACCCGGCTCACTATTGTGGTGAGCTCGCCACGGCTGTTCAAGAGGCGGTAGTCCCTGACCAACCCGTACCCGCCCCGGAACTTACCTGCCCCTGACTTGGGGAGTAACGCATACTGCTCCACCATGATGGGATACTTGGTCTCAGCCACCTCCACAGGGATGACAAAGGTCTCACCGTCGACGATGGACACCAGGCCGTTCTGGCCGTCACGGTCTATTCCTGCCCCCCAACCCCCTGCCTGGGGCTCACACAGCACAAAGGGCTCACCAGTGGAGTCGCCGATGCCTCCTAGAATCGTACCGAGGATGCTCAGGAAGTGCCCTGCGGTAATCCTCTCGGGGAGAACCGGGGCTAAGGCCTTGAACACCAGGTCCGAAACGAACCCGATGGGCTCCCAGTGACAGGACACCGGGGCAGGCCGTGTAGCCGTGAACACCGTGCCCTCCGGAGCCACGAACTTGAGGGGGCGGTAGAAACCCTCGTTGGGGTGGGCCTTGGGGTTCATGATGGCGTGGTAGGCCACCCTGGCCGCCGCCAGGGCCCCCACCCGGGCACAGTTGACAGGTGCAGCCACCTGGCCACCGGAGCCCGTGAGATCAATCGTGAAGTCCTCATCGGTGATGGTCACCTCACACCTGGCGGGTATGTGATCGATCCCCCTGGCCATGGTGTCGAAGAAGTCCTCCACGACAAAGGTACCCTTAGGCAGCCGGGCCAGTTCCTGCCGGGCCAGCTGCTCGCCCTGGTCAAGGATCAGGTTCACGCTGGCCAGCACTGTGTCTTTCCCATACTTCTTGCACAGCTCCACCACACGGCGCTCCCCCGTGCGAAGGGACGCGCACTGCGCGTACAGGTCCCCAACGGTCATGCTGGGGGTGCGGCAGTTCGCCGCTATCATGTCCCGGACAGCCTCGTTCAGGCGGCCCTCCTCGTATGCCTTTATGATGGGGAACTGCAGCCCTTCCTGGTAGATCTCCGTGGAGTCCGTGGTCCAGCTCCCCAGGGCCATACCCCCGATCTCGTTCCAGTGCCCCTTGTTCGCGGCAAAGGCCACCAGTTCGCCACCTGCGAAGATGGGCATCACCGCGGAAACATCGCAAAGGTGAGTCCCGCTCCCTGTGTAGGGGTCATTGGTGAGTATGATGTCCCCTGGCTTGAGCCCCTCAACCCCGAACTTGGCCAGCGCCGATATGACCGAGTATGTCAGGGTGGCCAGGAACCCCGTGACACCGCTGGCCTGCCCTATGAGTTGTCCCTTGGCATCCGTAAGGCCGCAGGCACAGTCCATGACCTCGTAGATGATGGTGCTCTGGCTGGTCCTGCCCCAGGCGACGAACATCTCTTCCGAGGCCGATATCAGTGACTGGGCCACTATCTCACTTGTAAATGGGTCAACCTTGGCCATTTTCACACCCCCGTGGTGAGGACTAGGTCGCCGTAGTCGTCAACCTCCAGCGCTTGACCGGGGAACACAACAGTAACGGAAGCCCCCTCTTCCACCACGGCGGGCCCTTCCAGAGAGTGTCCTGGACCCAAGAGGTTCCGGTCGTACACCATAGTCTCAAGACGGCCGCAATCGTCAAAGTCCACGAGCCTCTTACCCCGGGTGGCCTGGTCCAGTCTCCCTGCCGGAGCCATGCGGGCCAGCTGGGGCTTGGGAACGGTGCCCAGGGCCGTGAGGTGGAAGTTGACGAACTCGGCAGGGGCGCCGTCCAGCTTGAAGGTGTAGTGCAGCTCATGAAGGTCATCAAAGGATGCCCTGGCGGCGTCCAGGTCAGCGGGGCCCCTGAGCGTGCCGGGTACCGGCGTCTTCACGGCATGTTCCTGTCCCAGGTACCTGACGTCACCATACCTGCGGAACACTATGCGATCCTCGGACACACCCTGGCCCCTCAGGACCTCGGCAGCCTCCTGCTCCATGGCCTTGAAGATGCTATTGATATCATCAATGGCAGCGTGCTCCATAGGGAGGATCCTGGTCTCTATCAAGTCCTGCCTGAGGTCGGTGAGAAGCATCCCCCAGGCGGAGAAGGTGGCGGGTATCCGAGGTATGATTGTCTTCTTGATCTGCAGTTCCCTGGCAAGGGCCGCAGCGTGAACAGGCCCGCTACCCCCCATGGCCACCATGGCGAACTCCCTGGGGTCATAACCCCGGCGCAGGGACACCAGCTTGATGGCCGTCATCATGTTGGCATTTGCCAGGCGTATGACGCCCAGGGCAGCATCCTCCAGGGTTATGTCGAAGTGCCGGGCTATGGTGGCAATAGCATCCCTCGCCTTCTGGGCGTCCAGGGGAAACTCTCCACCCAGGAACCGCTGGGGGTCGATCCTCCCGGCCACCACATTGGCGTCGGTAACAGTGGGATCCGTGCCTCCCCGGCCGTAGCAGGCTGGCCCAGGGTCGGCTCCGGCGCTCCTGGGACCCACCTTAAGGGCTCCAACCTCATCGATCCAGGCAATGCTGCCCCCGCCCGCCCCTATTTCCACGACGTCCACCACGGGCACCTTGATGGGATAGCCCGCAAAGGCTGGTGTCCACTCGATCTTGTAGTCGGTGGTCACCCTCACCTCACCCTTGTGGATGAGGGAGGCCTTAGCCGTGGTGCCGCCGCTGTCCAGGGATATTATGTTCTCCTCACCCAGGATCTCCCCGAGGGCTGTCGCGCCTATGACGCCCCCCACAGGGCCTGACTCCACGAGGTTGATGGGGGTCTCTTTGGCCCTGGGGAAGGAGGCTGTGCCGCCGTTGGACTGCATGGCGTGGGGCGCCACCCCCAGGCTCTTCTCCCGCAGGCGGGTGTCCAGGGTATCCAGGTAGCGCTTGGCTGCCGGCTGGACGTAGGCATTCAGCACCGCGGTGCTGGTGCGCTCGTACTCGCGCCACTCCTTGATGAGGCTGGAGGAGGTGGTGACGGCGATGCCCGGCAGGTGTTCCCTCAGGATCTCCTCGCACCTCTTCTCATTCCCGGGATTAGCATAGGAGTGAAGGAAGCACACAGCGATGGCCTCCACCCCGGCATCCCGGCACCTCTTGGCGATACTTGCGACCTCCGCCTCGGGCAGGGGCCTCAGCATCTTGCCCCTGGCGTTCACCCGCTCGTCGACCTCAAAGCGGAGGGCGCGCCGGACAAAGGGTACCGGCTTCCTGTAGTAGAGGTTGTAGATGTCAGGGCGGTTCGCCCGCCCGATCTCCAGCACGTCCCTGAAGCCCTTGGTGGTTATCAGGGCGGCCTTGGCCCCCTTCCTCTCCGTGAGGGCATTGATGACTATTGTCGTGCCGTGAGTGAAGTAGCTGGCTTCATCCAGGGGCAGCCCAGCCTTTTCCAGGACATTGAGCACCCCCAGGCCGAAGTCAGCCGGAGTGGTGTGGGCCTTCTCTTCCCGGACATTCCCGGTCCTCTCGTCCAGGTATACCAGGTCGGTGAAGGTTCCACCGATGTCTACTGCAATTCTGTAGCTCATTCACTCTCCCCCTTGGCAACAGGTGTCCCCTCGGCCTCTCTAGGCTCCCCCGTCCCGCCATCTACCTGGCAGGGCTCGTACTTGTGGCACGCAACCTGGTGCCCCATTTCCACCATGACCAGGTCCGGCCTTGACTGGGCGCATAGTTCCATCCGGTCAGGGCACCGCGGGTGGAAGCCGCACCCCGGGGGAACATTGACGGGACTTGGGATCTCACCCCGGGACATGATCTTGGTGGGCCTGAGCCTCTCTTCTTCTTCAGATACCACGGGAACGGAGGATATAAGCATCTTCGTGTAGGGGTGCAAGGGCCTGTGAAAGAACTCCGAGGCTAAAGAAACCTCTACGATCCTGCCCAGGTACATTATGGCGATGCGGGTGGCCACATTCCGCATGACGCTGAGGTCATGGGTGATGAACAGGTACGAGAAGTTGTAGGTCTTCTGCAGCTCAAGGAGCAGGTTGATGACCTTGGCCTGCTGGGAAACATCCAGGGCTGACGTGGGTTCGTCCAGGACAATGAGGGAGGGGTTCACCGCCAGGGCCCTGGCCACTGCCACAGACTGCTTCTCCCCTTCCCCCAGCTCCAGCGGGTGCTTGTGAATGAAACTCGCCGGGAGCTGGACCCGCTCCAGGAGTTCCCTGACCTTTTGGGTCACCTCGCTTGGAGGCACTATGCCGTGGACCCCAAGGGGCATCCCCAGGATCTGCCGGATGGTCTGCCTTGGGTTCAGGGAAGTGCCGGGGTCCTGGAAGACTATCTGGATCCCCTTCTTCAGGGACTTGGGGCGACGGCCCCCTCCCGATATATCGCGGCCGCGGAAGAGTATCCGGCCCCCGGTGGCGCTGTATATCCCCACCACAGTGTAGGCCACAGTGCTCTTGCCAGACCCGGACTCCCCTACCAAGCCAAGGGTCTCACCCTCGTCCAGGCCGATGCTCACCCCATCCACGGCCTTAACCGTACCCTGAGCGGTGAAGAAGTACTTCTTGAGTTCCTCGATCCTGAGTATCTGCTCTCCCAATTTAAGCACTCCTATAGCAGGCTACTTTGTGTTCCTCCCCCACCTCGAAGAAGGGTGGCTTCTCCTTGGCGCACACATCCATCCTTCCATCGCACCTGGGATGGAAGCGGCATCCTGTGGGTGGATTCACATACTCGGGGACCCTCCCCGGTATGCCTTGGGCTATGCCGCCCCCGGTGAGCTTGGGTACCGCCTGCAGCAGCCCGAGAGTGTACGGGTGAAGGGGGTTCCGGAAGAGATCCTTAGTCCTGGCCACCTCTACAGCCCGGCCTGCGTACATCACGTACACCCTGTCCATCCACTCCCTGATTACCCCAAGAGAGTGCTCTATGTAGAGGGTGGCGGTGTTCCTCTTCATCACAGACTCGATGAGGAGGCGGAGTATCTGGTCCTGAATGGTCACGTCCAGGGCGGTCCCAGGTTCATCGGCTATGAGGAGGTCCGCGTCGGACACCAAGGCAAGGGCTATGCACACCCTTTGCTTCATGCCACCACTAAGCTGGACCGGGTAGTTATGCAACAGCCTATCGGGGTCAGGCAGGGCTGCCTCCCTCAAGGCCCGGATGGCGCGTTCCCTGACCTCCCGGGCGGGCAGGCGTCGCCCCACCTTCCTTACCGCATGGTGCCGGATGACATCCTCCATCTGCTGCCCGATGGTAAAAACGGGGTTAAGAGCGGCAGAGGGGTTCTGGAAGATAGCCGTGGCCTCAACCCCCCTGATCCGGTGCAACTCCTTCTCTCCAGCCTTCAGGAGGTCTTGTCCCTTGAAGATGATCCCTCCAGAATTAACACGCCCTGCGGGGCTCGGCAGTATCCCCAGGATCGAGCGCATGGTGGTGGTCTTGCCGCAACCGGTCTCCCCGACCAGGCCCACCCTTTCCCCACGGCGCACCTCCAGGCTCATACCGTCCAACACCTTGAGCTGGCCTTCATATGACCGGTAGCTCACCGAGAGGTCCTTGACTTCCAGGATCTTCTCCGTCATGCTAGACCTCCTCCACGGCCAGCATGTCTCTGAGCCCGTCACCCAGGAGGTTGAAGCCCAGAACGATGATGACGATGGCCAGAGCGGGGAACACCGTCATCCACCACTGGTCCGGCATGTACTTGGCACCGTCAGCCACCATGGTACCAAGGTCAGGGGTGGGCGGCTGGGCCCCCAATCCGACGAAGCTGAGGCTGGACGCGATGATGATCACGAACCCCAGATCCAGGGTCATCTTGGTGAAGATGGCGGAGACACAGTTCGGGAGGATCTCCCGGAACAGGATGTGCATCCTGCTGGCTCCCGTGACCTGAGCCGCCTGCACGAAGAACTCATTCTGCAAAGACGATGCGATCCCGTATATGAGCCGCGCGTACCACGGCCACCACATAAGGGTGACCGCCACCATTGAGTAGAACACATTCGGCGGCAGCACCGCAGTGATGGCCATGGCCAGGATCAGCGGGGGCACCGAGAGAAAGACATCGGTGATCCTCATGATCACTGTATCCACCCAGGTATCCCTGAAGTACCCGGCCACCAGCCCCGCCACGATCCCCGGGGGAGCAGCCAGGCCGATGACCACGAAGCCCATGATCAGGGAGAACCTGAACCCGAAGATGATGCGGGTCAGTATGTCGCGACCCACCGCGTCAGTGCCCAGCCAGTGGGCGGCGCTGGGCGACTGCATGGTATTGGCGAAGTCCACGTAGGCACCCCTGTGCTCCGGGTAAGGGGTCAGCCAGGGAGCGAAGATCGCAAGGAGGATGACCGCCACCACTATGGAGAGACCTAGGATGGACAGGTAGTTACGGGAGAACTTGTACCATGCCCTGTGGAAGCTGTCTTTCTGGGCGTACCACCAGTCATCACCCCAAGCCTTGGACATCTCTACAGGGCACAAGTGCGATCCCTCCTCAACCTGATACGAGGATCCAGGTAGGCCACGGCAATGTCCACGATGATGTTAACAGTGACAAAGGTGATACCAAGGATCATGACCACCGCGGCTACGGCATTAAGGTCTTTCCTCAGAATGGCCGCCACGCCGTAGCGGGAGAGTCCCGGCCAGTTGAATACCATCTCCACTAAGAATGCGTTGCTCAAGAGGGCCGCGAAGTCCAGGCCCAGTATGGAGACAGTGGGTATGAGCGACGGTTTCAGAAGGTACTTGAACATGATGCGGCGTTCCGGGATCCCATAGGCCCTGTGCGCCAGGATGTAGTCCTTCTGCAGGTTGTCGCTCATGCTGGAGCGGGCGATCCTTGCCTGCTGGGAAAGGCCCGCCATGGAGAGGCTGAGCGCTGGGAGCAACAGGTGAGTCAACGCGCTGAAGAAAGCCCGGAAGTTGCCTGTGATCAGGCTGTCGATGGTGATCATCCCCGTGATTACCGGAGGGGGCTTGATCCCTGCAGCCAGGCGCCCGGAAATGGGGAACACGTCCAGGAGGTACCCGAACAAAAGCACGAAGATCACGGCAAACACGAAGGCTGGCGTCACCACTCCCAGGTAGGATATGATCCTGACTATGTTGTCAACCCAGCTATTTCGCTTCTGGACAGACAGCGTGCCAAGGAGTATTCCGAACACCGTCATGATGGCCCCCGCGTAGATGGCCAGCTCGAAGGTGGCCGGCAGAAAGGCCCTGATGTCGTGGCCTACACTCCTCCTGGTGTAGAGGGACATCCCGAAGTCTCCCTTGAGAACGCTCTCGAGCCAGATCCCATACTGCATGTAAAGGGGTTTATCCAGGTGCATCTCCCGGGAGACCTTCTGTACCACCTCCTGGGGGGCCCTGGCGCCCAGGGCCAGCCGCACGGGGTCCCCCGGGACCACCCGGGCGATGATGAATATCAGGATCGACAGGCCCAAGAGTACTCCGATGGAGAGCATAAGGCGCCTTGCTATGAAGGTTTGAAGTTTCATCCCAAGACCTCATTCCGCGCAGTTTCGCCTAAACCTTGAGGGGAAGGAGGGCGGGAGGCCGTGCAACCCGCCCTCCGTGAGACATCTAGCTGCCCATCAACTGGGCCCGCTTGACCGGGTCCACGCGAATGAAACGCGCGTCGAAGTTGTACCCCATCACCGGTATGGGGGCCTTTATCTGGGGCCACTCAACGTACGCTGACTGGTACGCGTGGCGCTCCATGTTATCGTAGACGAATACACTGGGTGAGAGTTCTACGATCTTTTCCTGGATATCCCTGTATATCCCCATCCTCTCGTCGATGTCAACGGTCCTCATTGCGGTCTCTATCATCTCGTCTATCTCCGGGTCCAACAGCCACTCGGTCTGCTCCCAGCTGCCAGTGTTTGCGGAGTGATACTTGGCCTCCAGCACGGACCCAGCCTCGGCGTAGTGGGGCGCCACCCAGATGCTGGCTATGTG of Bacillota bacterium contains these proteins:
- a CDS encoding hydantoinase/oxoprolinase family protein; this encodes MSYRIAVDIGGTFTDLVYLDERTGNVREEKAHTTPADFGLGVLNVLEKAGLPLDEASYFTHGTTIVINALTERKGAKAALITTKGFRDVLEIGRANRPDIYNLYYRKPVPFVRRALRFEVDERVNARGKMLRPLPEAEVASIAKRCRDAGVEAIAVCFLHSYANPGNEKRCEEILREHLPGIAVTTSSSLIKEWREYERTSTAVLNAYVQPAAKRYLDTLDTRLREKSLGVAPHAMQSNGGTASFPRAKETPINLVESGPVGGVIGATALGEILGEENIISLDSGGTTAKASLIHKGEVRVTTDYKIEWTPAFAGYPIKVPVVDVVEIGAGGGSIAWIDEVGALKVGPRSAGADPGPACYGRGGTDPTVTDANVVAGRIDPQRFLGGEFPLDAQKARDAIATIARHFDITLEDAALGVIRLANANMMTAIKLVSLRRGYDPREFAMVAMGGSGPVHAAALARELQIKKTIIPRIPATFSAWGMLLTDLRQDLIETRILPMEHAAIDDINSIFKAMEQEAAEVLRGQGVSEDRIVFRRYGDVRYLGQEHAVKTPVPGTLRGPADLDAARASFDDLHELHYTFKLDGAPAEFVNFHLTALGTVPKPQLARMAPAGRLDQATRGKRLVDFDDCGRLETMVYDRNLLGPGHSLEGPAVVEEGASVTVVFPGQALEVDDYGDLVLTTGV
- a CDS encoding ABC transporter ATP-binding protein yields the protein MLKLGEQILRIEELKKYFFTAQGTVKAVDGVSIGLDEGETLGLVGESGSGKSTVAYTVVGIYSATGGRILFRGRDISGGGRRPKSLKKGIQIVFQDPGTSLNPRQTIRQILGMPLGVHGIVPPSEVTQKVRELLERVQLPASFIHKHPLELGEGEKQSVAVARALAVNPSLIVLDEPTSALDVSQQAKVINLLLELQKTYNFSYLFITHDLSVMRNVATRIAIMYLGRIVEVSLASEFFHRPLHPYTKMLISSVPVVSEEEERLRPTKIMSRGEIPSPVNVPPGCGFHPRCPDRMELCAQSRPDLVMVEMGHQVACHKYEPCQVDGGTGEPREAEGTPVAKGESE
- a CDS encoding ABC transporter ATP-binding protein, which gives rise to MTEKILEVKDLSVSYRSYEGQLKVLDGMSLEVRRGERVGLVGETGCGKTTTMRSILGILPSPAGRVNSGGIIFKGQDLLKAGEKELHRIRGVEATAIFQNPSAALNPVFTIGQQMEDVIRHHAVRKVGRRLPAREVRERAIRALREAALPDPDRLLHNYPVQLSGGMKQRVCIALALVSDADLLIADEPGTALDVTIQDQILRLLIESVMKRNTATLYIEHSLGVIREWMDRVYVMYAGRAVEVARTKDLFRNPLHPYTLGLLQAVPKLTGGGIAQGIPGRVPEYVNPPTGCRFHPRCDGRMDVCAKEKPPFFEVGEEHKVACYRSA
- a CDS encoding ABC transporter permease; the encoded protein is MSKAWGDDWWYAQKDSFHRAWYKFSRNYLSILGLSIVVAVILLAIFAPWLTPYPEHRGAYVDFANTMQSPSAAHWLGTDAVGRDILTRIIFGFRFSLIMGFVVIGLAAPPGIVAGLVAGYFRDTWVDTVIMRITDVFLSVPPLILAMAITAVLPPNVFYSMVAVTLMWWPWYARLIYGIASSLQNEFFVQAAQVTGASRMHILFREILPNCVSAIFTKMTLDLGFVIIIASSLSFVGLGAQPPTPDLGTMVADGAKYMPDQWWMTVFPALAIVIIVLGFNLLGDGLRDMLAVEEV
- a CDS encoding ABC transporter permease, yielding MKLQTFIARRLMLSIGVLLGLSILIFIIARVVPGDPVRLALGARAPQEVVQKVSREMHLDKPLYMQYGIWLESVLKGDFGMSLYTRRSVGHDIRAFLPATFELAIYAGAIMTVFGILLGTLSVQKRNSWVDNIVRIISYLGVVTPAFVFAVIFVLLFGYLLDVFPISGRLAAGIKPPPVITGMITIDSLITGNFRAFFSALTHLLLPALSLSMAGLSQQARIARSSMSDNLQKDYILAHRAYGIPERRIMFKYLLKPSLIPTVSILGLDFAALLSNAFLVEMVFNWPGLSRYGVAAILRKDLNAVAAVVMILGITFVTVNIIVDIAVAYLDPRIRLRRDRTCAL